A single region of the Vibrio cyclitrophicus genome encodes:
- a CDS encoding 3'-5' exonuclease produces the protein MNRLVRYYWHHKLKGSLYQPLFTAPIDHEYVSLDCETTSLDPNQAELVTIAATKIIGNRIITSQPFEVRLRAPQSLDCNSIKIHRIRHQDLKHGIEEKQALIELLNFIGNRPLVGYHIRYDKKILDRACLKQLGFPLPNRLVEVSQLYQDKLERQLPNAYFDLSMDAICRQLDLPIPVNKHDALQDAISAALIFVRLKHGDLPRFNSSYS, from the coding sequence ATGAATAGGTTGGTTCGCTATTACTGGCATCACAAGCTCAAAGGCTCTCTCTATCAGCCTCTGTTTACTGCGCCTATTGATCATGAATACGTATCGCTCGATTGTGAAACCACCAGCCTCGACCCCAATCAAGCCGAATTGGTCACCATTGCCGCGACCAAGATCATCGGTAATAGAATCATTACTAGCCAACCTTTTGAAGTCCGATTGCGCGCTCCGCAATCGCTCGATTGCAATTCAATAAAAATCCACCGCATTCGTCATCAAGATCTAAAACACGGCATCGAAGAAAAACAGGCTTTAATCGAGCTACTGAACTTCATTGGAAATCGTCCTTTAGTCGGTTATCACATACGCTATGATAAAAAAATTCTCGACCGCGCCTGTTTAAAACAGCTTGGATTTCCACTGCCTAATCGATTAGTCGAAGTAAGCCAACTCTACCAAGACAAACTCGAAAGACAGCTGCCCAATGCTTACTTCGATCTCAGTATGGACGCCATCTGCCGCCAGCTGGATTTGCCTATCCCAGTCAATAAACATGATGCATTACAAGATGCTATCTCCGCTGCGCTGATCTTTGTTCGCCTTAAACACGGTGATTTACCTCGTTTCAACTCTTCTTATTCTTAA
- a CDS encoding cyclic nucleotide-binding/CBS domain-containing protein: MLMPDKFNMQHPPFDSLSDSEQLKLRSSLDVVYYRSQEVILEADRPSRHLHILIKGAVEERASSDGEIYAHYANDDIFDVRSQFEPHTKHQYIALEDTLSYLLPTDIFLDLYHANGQFAAYFDSNLSTRKALIEAAQQQQNLAEFILTKVDESIYHPPLILEPNQPINQVTQTLKERGLDSALVHLEHDDPKAFGSSCSLPYGIVTRTNLLHAVMLDNFPLDAPVGKIATFPVMHVNQGDFLFNAMITMTRNRVKRLMVCDGQNAVGMVDMTQILSAFSTHSHVLTLRIARATSVEELAMASNKQRQLVDSLLSNGIRTRFIMELISAVNEQIIEKAFELMIPPALHNHCCLIVLGSEGRGEQILKTDQDNALIIQDGLEWHQCQSAMNDLTHTLQQLGYPLCPGNVMVNNPKWVHSEQEWKQTLTSWVRKATPDTVMDIAIMADAHAVAGNRELLKPVKQHLSDLMLGQELILTEFCRPALNFSVPLTLFGNVKQSKSGLDIKQGGIFPIVHGVRALCLEHGVTVNNTFERIEQLVSKKVLEQSTADNLNEALKQFFKWRLAQRLSQQHSSNKINVKLMERADRDLLRHSLHVVKKFKQWLGYHYQIRD, encoded by the coding sequence ATGCTTATGCCTGACAAATTTAATATGCAGCACCCACCCTTCGATAGCCTGTCCGACTCTGAACAGTTGAAGCTTCGCTCTTCATTAGACGTGGTATATTACCGCTCTCAAGAAGTGATACTGGAAGCTGATAGGCCGAGTCGACACCTGCACATTTTGATCAAAGGGGCAGTTGAAGAGCGCGCGAGCAGTGATGGCGAGATTTACGCACACTATGCCAATGACGACATTTTTGATGTCCGCAGCCAGTTTGAACCTCACACAAAACACCAATATATCGCACTCGAAGATACATTAAGTTACTTGCTGCCCACCGATATTTTTCTTGACCTTTACCACGCCAATGGCCAATTCGCTGCCTACTTTGATAGTAACCTCTCGACACGAAAAGCTCTAATTGAAGCCGCCCAGCAGCAACAGAACCTTGCCGAATTTATATTGACCAAAGTGGATGAGTCTATCTACCACCCACCACTGATACTTGAACCGAACCAACCTATCAACCAAGTCACTCAAACCCTTAAAGAACGAGGGTTGGACTCGGCTCTAGTTCATTTAGAACATGATGATCCAAAAGCTTTTGGATCATCATGTTCCTTACCGTATGGAATCGTCACTCGAACCAATTTATTGCATGCTGTGATGCTCGATAATTTCCCACTGGATGCGCCCGTCGGCAAGATCGCGACGTTTCCGGTGATGCACGTAAATCAAGGCGACTTCTTGTTTAACGCCATGATCACCATGACTAGAAATCGAGTAAAAAGGTTGATGGTTTGTGATGGTCAAAATGCGGTCGGCATGGTGGATATGACACAGATCCTCAGTGCATTCTCTACTCATTCTCACGTTCTCACTTTGCGTATTGCTCGTGCCACCAGCGTTGAAGAATTGGCAATGGCCTCTAACAAACAGCGTCAACTGGTCGATAGCTTGCTCAGTAATGGGATTCGCACACGCTTTATCATGGAGCTGATTTCTGCAGTCAACGAACAGATCATAGAGAAGGCTTTTGAGTTGATGATCCCACCGGCACTGCACAATCATTGCTGCCTGATCGTATTGGGGTCTGAAGGTCGCGGAGAACAAATCCTTAAAACCGACCAAGATAATGCGCTGATTATTCAAGATGGTTTGGAATGGCATCAATGCCAAAGTGCCATGAACGACCTCACTCATACCCTTCAACAATTGGGTTATCCGTTATGCCCGGGCAACGTGATGGTAAACAATCCGAAATGGGTGCATTCAGAGCAAGAGTGGAAACAAACCCTGACCAGTTGGGTAAGAAAAGCAACGCCAGACACCGTGATGGATATCGCCATCATGGCGGATGCGCACGCGGTGGCAGGAAACAGAGAACTTTTAAAACCGGTCAAGCAGCACCTGAGTGATTTGATGCTAGGACAGGAATTGATTCTGACTGAATTCTGCCGCCCTGCTCTTAACTTTTCGGTTCCCCTCACCCTGTTTGGTAATGTGAAGCAATCCAAGTCAGGGCTCGATATCAAACAAGGTGGTATTTTCCCTATCGTGCATGGTGTGAGAGCACTTTGTCTTGAGCATGGTGTCACCGTAAACAACACCTTCGAACGCATTGAGCAACTGGTCAGCAAGAAAGTGCTTGAGCAAAGCACCGCCGACAACCTCAATGAAGCACTCAAACAATTCTTTAAGTGGCGCTTAGCCCAAAGACTTTCTCAGCAACACAGCAGCAACAAGATTAACGTCAAACTGATGGAGCGAGCAGACCGAGACTTACTTCGTCATAGCCTACACGTGGTGAAGAAATTCAAGCAATGGCTCGGCTACCACTATCAGATACGAGATTAG
- a CDS encoding 3-phenylpropionate MFS transporter, whose protein sequence is MFSPSPYGWISQYFLGFFFAYGVYLPFWALWFEDQGVSAGDIGVLIGIGFATRCVANLVITPRIHKVEHLMPTLRCLSFAALLFVGFHFFTGGSFILMLLATVLFNLCCGPIIPLSDAMANHYSRLKMLDYGRTRLWGSIAFIAGSTVVGYLVAQFGTDMILYTALAGVLLSLILAMRNPNVMPVTQSEQQAARPKLGELLRESSVVKFLALMALLQGSHAAYYSFSAIYWKEAGHSEAIIGYLWSLGVGAEVAVFALSKRLFSGWSLRTLFVVAAIGVMARWGITASTTAIFALVMVQLLHGVTFAMAHIAAIQYIQSEEQNKMVALQALYNAIPLGAFIALMTTLSGWGYELWGANIFWGMAAMGGLALFIKLDERSSVVEINQSDSEQSESHSKC, encoded by the coding sequence ATGTTTAGCCCTTCACCCTACGGCTGGATCTCTCAGTATTTTCTTGGTTTCTTTTTTGCGTATGGCGTGTATTTGCCATTTTGGGCGTTATGGTTTGAAGACCAAGGCGTGTCTGCTGGTGATATTGGCGTATTGATCGGTATCGGCTTTGCGACGCGTTGTGTGGCAAACCTTGTGATTACGCCGCGTATCCATAAAGTTGAACACTTGATGCCAACGCTACGCTGTTTGAGTTTCGCTGCGTTGCTGTTTGTTGGCTTCCATTTCTTCACCGGTGGCAGTTTTATACTGATGTTGTTGGCAACGGTATTGTTTAACCTCTGTTGTGGGCCGATCATTCCTCTTTCTGATGCCATGGCGAACCATTACAGTCGTTTGAAAATGCTCGACTACGGCCGAACTCGTCTTTGGGGTTCAATTGCCTTTATCGCGGGTTCAACGGTTGTTGGCTATTTGGTGGCACAATTTGGCACCGACATGATTTTGTATACTGCACTTGCGGGCGTGTTGTTGTCATTGATTTTGGCGATGAGAAATCCCAACGTGATGCCAGTAACGCAATCTGAGCAGCAAGCGGCGCGACCAAAACTAGGTGAACTGCTGCGTGAGTCGTCAGTGGTAAAATTTTTAGCCTTGATGGCGCTGCTGCAAGGTAGTCATGCGGCTTACTACAGTTTTAGTGCGATTTATTGGAAAGAAGCGGGGCACTCTGAAGCGATTATTGGTTACCTATGGAGTTTAGGTGTGGGTGCCGAGGTCGCAGTGTTTGCTCTGAGCAAGCGATTATTCTCAGGCTGGTCACTTCGTACTTTGTTTGTCGTCGCGGCTATTGGGGTGATGGCTCGTTGGGGGATTACCGCATCAACGACAGCGATTTTCGCACTGGTTATGGTGCAGTTGTTGCACGGTGTGACCTTTGCGATGGCACACATCGCCGCGATTCAATACATCCAATCTGAAGAACAAAACAAGATGGTTGCGCTACAAGCTCTGTATAACGCGATTCCATTGGGTGCCTTTATTGCACTGATGACCACCTTAAGTGGTTGGGGTTATGAGCTTTGGGGGGCTAATATCTTCTGGGGTATGGCTGCGATGGGCGGATTGGCCTTGTTCATTAAACTGGATGAAAGAAGTTCAGTGGTTGAGATCAATCAATCGGATTCGGAACAGTCAGAGTCTCACAGCAAATGCTGA